Proteins from one Sabethes cyaneus chromosome 2, idSabCyanKW18_F2, whole genome shotgun sequence genomic window:
- the LOC128734543 gene encoding protein SERAC1 isoform X1 encodes MYSEYKKYSKFCFGGGIVSLLGLVGYEAYRMHAALSSLIDTRVLDIDRKRPDYIYIKHHIYRQSLLEQLEQEQQNSKLVNVVVHPFGKWWKALKHSVAWRLLRIAQKGEQSERLKAIKQLALIDHLKDWDFQHLAQLCDAQTAVSLARSNCDSRWFLPPRQYGVEKEIHDVLAGIKGLIEKLIPDRCAAYVLEHTFAAHHIKEPVGDDGIDYRLSLSRFEQELLKQALSALVHLTIAKENCLKIIDAGGLLALIEAEKIFKDNIDVKLIISRIIANLSVCGDRAYDFFASGWISILSRWQKDVDMRMQVTTDLTLSNLDRDDPNGFSYESNVYPLYPKGRRKRKPDVDVVFIHGLLGGVFVTWRQKDLKPQAASLLGKKHSSVNLVSSNEKHAKVSAINSPTTTNPKSSEGGDKFPRRFIRLFRWSAKKSSFDEGNQEQQQQLLPAEDNAEEGIAPYKDELLTLQPTPPKRHPSISDTATQELIQALQEDEPLSSEWSVVFPDLPLVADEKYTSPRVRNTEGRYSVSGEQWLREPLGDESVGRSFCWPMEWLPKDFPNIRVIGLNYDSSLSQWSASGCPCEKYDGKLEKRAMEFLKKLANSNVGQDRPVVWVGHSMGGLLVKSIIVQAASSDDPAVRRIAHNSRAIMFLGTPHRGSSVAKLKQHTSALVWPSVEVRELEENSKQLLHLNKTFLKTITGFRRKPEIVSICEGRPTVLTSFKLTFHIVPERSARIDEGDFYLTGDDHLNLSKPVCRQSFLYQRLIGAIWCATQSANECGSETDEREEKLLDEKGHDNGKKAHNTVFNDVYRRLKQMDKMFNIFL; translated from the exons ATGTACAGTGAGTACAAAAAGTACAGCAAATTTTGCTTTGGTGGCGGAATAGTTTCGCT aCTTGGCCTTGTCGGTTATGAAGCCTACCGCATGCACGCGGCGCTGAGTAGTTTAATCGACACCCGAGTTCTGGACATCGACCGGAAGCGGCCGGATTACATCTACATCAAGCATCACATCTATCGGCAGTCCCTGCTGGAACAGCTGGAACAGGAGCAGCAGAACAGTAAGCTGGTCAATGTGGTTGTTCATCCTTTCGGCAAGTGGTGGAAGGCGCTGAAGCATTCGGTTGCCTGGCGCCTACTGCGAATCGCCCAGAAGGGCGAGCAAAGCGAGCGGCTGAAGGCGATCAAGCAGTTGGCTTTGATTGATCATTTGAAAG ATTGGGATTTTCAGCATTTGGCtcaactttgtgatgcccaaacGGCGGTTTCTCTAGCGCGGTCGAACTGTGATTCACGTTGGTTTCTACCACCACGCCAGTATGGGGTGGAGAAGGAAATTCACGATGTACTGGCCGGAATCAAGGGTCTAATCGAAAAGTTGATTCCGGATCGGTGCGCAGCATACGTGCTGGAGCATACATTTGCTGCCCATCACATCAAGGAACCCGTGGGAGACGACGGTATCGACTATCGGCTAAGTCTTTCCCGATTTGAGCAAGAACTGCTGAAGCAAGCACTGAGTGCGTTGGTTCATTTAACCATTGCAAAGGAAAACTGTCTGAAAATCATTGACGCTGGTGGTTTGCTGGCGCTGATTGAAgcggaaaaaatatttaaagataACATTGACGTGAAGCTGATCATCTCCCGGATCATTGCTAACCTGTCGGTTTGCGGTGATCGAGCTTATGACTTTTTCGCGAGTGGCTGGATTAGCATATTGTCTCGCTGGCAGAAGGACGTTGACATGCGAATGCAGGTGACGACTGATTTGACCCTTTCGAACCTCGATCGAGATGATCCGAACGGCTTTAGCTACGAGTCGAACGTCTATCCGCTCTATCCGAAAGGTCGCAGGAAACGAAAGCCCGATGTGGATGTGGTTTTTATTCATGGCCTGCTAG GAGGAGTATTTGTTACGTGGCGTCAGAAGGATTTGAAGCCGCAAGCGGCTAGTCTTCTAGGTAAGAAACATTCATCCGTAAATCTAGTGTCTTCCAATGAAAAGCACGCCAAAGTATCGGCTATCAACTCGCCAACAACCACGAATCCGAAGTCATCCGAAGGAGGTGATAAATTCCCTCGCCGGTTCATCCGCTTGTTTCGTTGGTCTGCGAAAAAATCATCCTTTGATGAAGGCAACCaagaacagcagcagcagctgctgcctGCAGAGGATAACGCAGAAG AAGGCATTGCCCCGTACAAGGACGAGCTGCTGACCCTGCAGCCAACGCCGCCGAAGCGGCACCCGTCGATCAGTGACACCGCCACCCAGGAGCTCATTCAAGCCCTGCAGGAGGACGAACCGCTCAGCTCGGAATGGTCGGTCGTTTTTCCCGATCTGCCGCTGGTGGCAGACGAGAAGTATACCAGTCCACGGGTGCGCAACACCGAAGGCCGCTACAGTGTGTCCGGCGAGCAGTGGTTGCGTGAGCCACTCGGGGACGAGTCCGTAGGCCGCTCGTTCTGCTGGCCAATGGAGTGGCTGCCGAAGGATTTTCCCAACATTCGAGTCATCGGACTGAACTACGATTCCTCGCTGTCCCAGTGGTCCGCTAGTGGTTGTCCGTGTGAAAAGTACGACGGTAAGCTGGAGAAGCGAGCAATGGAATTCCTGAAAAAGCTAGCCAATTCGAACGTCGGTCAGGATCGACCCGTGGTTTGGGTTGGCCATTCGATGGGTGGTCTACTAGTCAAAAGCATCATCGTACAGGCTGCCAGCAGTGACGATCCAGCCGTTCGTCGAATCGCTCACAATTCTCGTGCCATAATGTTTCTCGGAACGCCCCATCGGGGCAGTTCTGTAGCCAAACTGAAACAACACACATCCGCGCTGGTTTGGCCGTCAGTCGAGGTCCGCGAACTGGAGGAAAACTCCAAACAACTGTTACATTTGAACAAAACTTTCCTCAAAACAATTACGGGTTTCCGTCGGAAACCGGAGATTGTGAGCATCTGCGAAGGACGGCCCACGGTGCTGACTTCGTTCAAGCTGACCTTTCACATCGTTCCGGAGCGTTCCGCTCGGATCGACGAAGGGGACTTCTATCTGACCGGAGACGATCACCTCAATCTCAGCAAACCGGTCTGCCGGCAGTCATTCCTGTACCAAAGACTGATCGGAGCGATCTGGTGTGCCACGCAGTCCGCCAACGAGTGCGGCAGCGAAACGGACGAGCGCGAAGAGAAGCTTCTGGACGAGAAAGGTCATGACAACGGTAAGAAAGCACACAATACGGTGT
- the LOC128734543 gene encoding protein SERAC1 isoform X2: MYSEYKKYSKFCFGGGIVSLLGLVGYEAYRMHAALSSLIDTRVLDIDRKRPDYIYIKHHIYRQSLLEQLEQEQQNSKLVNVVVHPFGKWWKALKHSVAWRLLRIAQKGEQSERLKAIKQLALIDHLKDWDFQHLAQLCDAQTAVSLARSNCDSRWFLPPRQYGVEKEIHDVLAGIKGLIEKLIPDRCAAYVLEHTFAAHHIKEPVGDDGIDYRLSLSRFEQELLKQALSALVHLTIAKENCLKIIDAGGLLALIEAEKIFKDNIDVKLIISRIIANLSVCGDRAYDFFASGWISILSRWQKDVDMRMQVTTDLTLSNLDRDDPNGFSYESNVYPLYPKGRRKRKPDVDVVFIHGLLGGVFVTWRQKDLKPQAASLLEGIAPYKDELLTLQPTPPKRHPSISDTATQELIQALQEDEPLSSEWSVVFPDLPLVADEKYTSPRVRNTEGRYSVSGEQWLREPLGDESVGRSFCWPMEWLPKDFPNIRVIGLNYDSSLSQWSASGCPCEKYDGKLEKRAMEFLKKLANSNVGQDRPVVWVGHSMGGLLVKSIIVQAASSDDPAVRRIAHNSRAIMFLGTPHRGSSVAKLKQHTSALVWPSVEVRELEENSKQLLHLNKTFLKTITGFRRKPEIVSICEGRPTVLTSFKLTFHIVPERSARIDEGDFYLTGDDHLNLSKPVCRQSFLYQRLIGAIWCATQSANECGSETDEREEKLLDEKGHDNGKKAHNTVFNDVYRRLKQMDKMFNIFL, translated from the exons ATGTACAGTGAGTACAAAAAGTACAGCAAATTTTGCTTTGGTGGCGGAATAGTTTCGCT aCTTGGCCTTGTCGGTTATGAAGCCTACCGCATGCACGCGGCGCTGAGTAGTTTAATCGACACCCGAGTTCTGGACATCGACCGGAAGCGGCCGGATTACATCTACATCAAGCATCACATCTATCGGCAGTCCCTGCTGGAACAGCTGGAACAGGAGCAGCAGAACAGTAAGCTGGTCAATGTGGTTGTTCATCCTTTCGGCAAGTGGTGGAAGGCGCTGAAGCATTCGGTTGCCTGGCGCCTACTGCGAATCGCCCAGAAGGGCGAGCAAAGCGAGCGGCTGAAGGCGATCAAGCAGTTGGCTTTGATTGATCATTTGAAAG ATTGGGATTTTCAGCATTTGGCtcaactttgtgatgcccaaacGGCGGTTTCTCTAGCGCGGTCGAACTGTGATTCACGTTGGTTTCTACCACCACGCCAGTATGGGGTGGAGAAGGAAATTCACGATGTACTGGCCGGAATCAAGGGTCTAATCGAAAAGTTGATTCCGGATCGGTGCGCAGCATACGTGCTGGAGCATACATTTGCTGCCCATCACATCAAGGAACCCGTGGGAGACGACGGTATCGACTATCGGCTAAGTCTTTCCCGATTTGAGCAAGAACTGCTGAAGCAAGCACTGAGTGCGTTGGTTCATTTAACCATTGCAAAGGAAAACTGTCTGAAAATCATTGACGCTGGTGGTTTGCTGGCGCTGATTGAAgcggaaaaaatatttaaagataACATTGACGTGAAGCTGATCATCTCCCGGATCATTGCTAACCTGTCGGTTTGCGGTGATCGAGCTTATGACTTTTTCGCGAGTGGCTGGATTAGCATATTGTCTCGCTGGCAGAAGGACGTTGACATGCGAATGCAGGTGACGACTGATTTGACCCTTTCGAACCTCGATCGAGATGATCCGAACGGCTTTAGCTACGAGTCGAACGTCTATCCGCTCTATCCGAAAGGTCGCAGGAAACGAAAGCCCGATGTGGATGTGGTTTTTATTCATGGCCTGCTAG GAGGAGTATTTGTTACGTGGCGTCAGAAGGATTTGAAGCCGCAAGCGGCTAGTCTTCTAG AAGGCATTGCCCCGTACAAGGACGAGCTGCTGACCCTGCAGCCAACGCCGCCGAAGCGGCACCCGTCGATCAGTGACACCGCCACCCAGGAGCTCATTCAAGCCCTGCAGGAGGACGAACCGCTCAGCTCGGAATGGTCGGTCGTTTTTCCCGATCTGCCGCTGGTGGCAGACGAGAAGTATACCAGTCCACGGGTGCGCAACACCGAAGGCCGCTACAGTGTGTCCGGCGAGCAGTGGTTGCGTGAGCCACTCGGGGACGAGTCCGTAGGCCGCTCGTTCTGCTGGCCAATGGAGTGGCTGCCGAAGGATTTTCCCAACATTCGAGTCATCGGACTGAACTACGATTCCTCGCTGTCCCAGTGGTCCGCTAGTGGTTGTCCGTGTGAAAAGTACGACGGTAAGCTGGAGAAGCGAGCAATGGAATTCCTGAAAAAGCTAGCCAATTCGAACGTCGGTCAGGATCGACCCGTGGTTTGGGTTGGCCATTCGATGGGTGGTCTACTAGTCAAAAGCATCATCGTACAGGCTGCCAGCAGTGACGATCCAGCCGTTCGTCGAATCGCTCACAATTCTCGTGCCATAATGTTTCTCGGAACGCCCCATCGGGGCAGTTCTGTAGCCAAACTGAAACAACACACATCCGCGCTGGTTTGGCCGTCAGTCGAGGTCCGCGAACTGGAGGAAAACTCCAAACAACTGTTACATTTGAACAAAACTTTCCTCAAAACAATTACGGGTTTCCGTCGGAAACCGGAGATTGTGAGCATCTGCGAAGGACGGCCCACGGTGCTGACTTCGTTCAAGCTGACCTTTCACATCGTTCCGGAGCGTTCCGCTCGGATCGACGAAGGGGACTTCTATCTGACCGGAGACGATCACCTCAATCTCAGCAAACCGGTCTGCCGGCAGTCATTCCTGTACCAAAGACTGATCGGAGCGATCTGGTGTGCCACGCAGTCCGCCAACGAGTGCGGCAGCGAAACGGACGAGCGCGAAGAGAAGCTTCTGGACGAGAAAGGTCATGACAACGGTAAGAAAGCACACAATACGGTGT